The Acidicapsa ligni genome contains a region encoding:
- a CDS encoding chitobiase/beta-hexosaminidase C-terminal domain-containing protein — protein MSIKCVVSRVVVGVSLIPLFLASLLLSGCGGSSMPAGGVPTPSFAPAGGTYNSSQAVTISDTTQNAVLYCTTDGSTPTTSSPRCAQPTTVYQTEFLQAIAVVPGKTTSNVAAAAYTINLNTVATPSFTPAGGAYTGPQQVTIADATAGANVYYTTDGSTPTASSQLYMNTTPIQVSKSETINAIAVAAGYSNSGVVSATYSINQAVAAPVFSVGTGSYTSAQMVTITDQTAGAVIYYSLNGTASTASSVYSGPVTIAKTATLSAIAVVNGTSSPVTLAAYAITMNAPVPAPAFFPASGASFQVGQQSITISDVDTSAVIHYTIDGSAVSSSSPTYSAPISLTTPGTITVQAIAVDANEGNSAAAMATYTVTAAAVVPPPAFSPASGSAVTVGQTVQLADSDANAVIHVTTDGTPPTANSPAYSAPIALNVAGSITIQAIAIDNGSTSTVATASYDVAPAGAGLTGKVLSGTTPIKGASVQLYSAGSTGYGSSGTAIGASVSTDATGAFMLNYGTCPASPNDLFYLVATGGDTGSGANSSIALMTALGPCSALSTSGVSVVINEATTAASAYALSAFMTTAPNVGTSATNYQGLSNSFATVNNLVNTAAGTVLTITPAYASNPVPLLNSSTVPQARIDTLADILASCTASSGGGACSALFSAATPSGGMAPGDTLQAILDVAQNPGLNVSTLFGLASATGPFQPELAVAPNDWTIALTYTGAGLGLSPTTLASYSSGGNDYTDLGPIINTGMAIDALGNIWVTAFGEDGQAGLPSPRPQDAVHAILARFDALGAPVTPATTLSTDATPQITFGGYDPEPGSPVALIGAIAFDASDNAWLGDLNPSASGQSSLLAVGQTGSVILPPAQNVSSVTGLALDSVGNIWATSVNGIFEYTYNSSNQSLSQILSNNPGFTSQTGDLTFDSNGIPWVTQIDANSIQPRLFALDPATGNVVYDPFNSVPGYFVTSLIADGSGGIYGCDPTGLNLDVLNYNSNSNPPAGSILFMYPITDTGRGCGNSSAGGWMVLDGQGHIFVLDANSGLGVMTLDEYTTGGALISPAANGYTGTSAGEGLTLHLDGNYFPQTNTPIGAMDGSGNLWVMNYDTSGLDANFNVIPGNVLVEFVGIGAPVVTPTSVALKNGQLGARP, from the coding sequence ATGTCGATTAAGTGTGTGGTGTCGCGGGTAGTGGTCGGCGTTTCCCTGATCCCCCTTTTCCTGGCTTCCTTATTGCTCTCAGGTTGTGGCGGTTCTTCAATGCCGGCGGGTGGGGTTCCTACTCCATCGTTCGCTCCGGCGGGCGGAACTTACAACTCGTCGCAGGCCGTGACGATTAGCGATACCACGCAGAATGCAGTGTTGTATTGCACGACAGACGGATCGACTCCGACGACATCGTCGCCGCGTTGCGCTCAGCCAACGACGGTTTATCAGACCGAGTTTCTGCAGGCGATTGCGGTGGTGCCAGGCAAGACTACCAGCAATGTAGCCGCGGCGGCTTACACGATCAATCTGAATACGGTTGCCACGCCGAGCTTCACGCCGGCGGGGGGCGCGTATACGGGGCCGCAGCAGGTTACGATCGCAGATGCGACTGCTGGTGCAAATGTGTACTACACGACTGACGGCAGTACGCCGACGGCCTCCTCGCAGCTTTATATGAATACGACGCCGATCCAGGTTTCGAAAAGCGAGACAATCAACGCTATCGCTGTGGCTGCAGGCTACTCGAACAGCGGCGTGGTCAGTGCGACTTATTCCATCAACCAGGCCGTAGCCGCTCCAGTCTTCTCAGTCGGTACGGGTAGCTATACCTCGGCCCAGATGGTGACGATCACCGATCAGACCGCCGGGGCAGTTATCTATTATTCGCTGAACGGTACGGCCAGCACTGCTTCCTCGGTATACAGTGGCCCGGTCACCATTGCGAAGACGGCCACCTTGAGCGCTATCGCTGTGGTGAATGGAACCAGCAGCCCAGTTACCCTGGCTGCTTATGCGATCACCATGAATGCGCCCGTGCCCGCACCCGCCTTTTTCCCGGCCAGCGGCGCTTCCTTCCAGGTGGGACAGCAATCCATCACGATCTCTGATGTCGATACGAGTGCCGTGATCCACTACACGATCGATGGCAGCGCGGTGAGCAGTTCTTCACCAACTTACAGTGCTCCGATTTCGCTCACGACTCCAGGAACGATTACAGTTCAGGCCATTGCTGTCGATGCCAACGAGGGCAATAGCGCCGCGGCCATGGCGACTTACACGGTAACGGCGGCGGCGGTTGTGCCGCCACCGGCATTCTCCCCGGCAAGCGGCAGCGCGGTCACCGTCGGACAGACGGTACAGTTGGCTGACAGCGATGCTAATGCTGTCATTCACGTAACTACCGATGGCACCCCGCCGACAGCTAACTCGCCTGCATACAGCGCGCCCATCGCATTGAACGTGGCTGGATCTATCACGATTCAGGCGATTGCGATCGATAACGGCAGCACGAGCACGGTTGCTACGGCATCCTACGATGTTGCTCCAGCGGGGGCTGGGCTGACTGGAAAGGTGCTGAGCGGGACGACTCCGATCAAGGGTGCTTCGGTGCAGTTGTATAGCGCGGGCAGCACTGGCTACGGCTCAAGTGGTACTGCGATAGGCGCTTCGGTGAGCACGGATGCGACCGGCGCGTTCATGCTTAATTACGGCACTTGCCCGGCATCGCCCAACGACCTGTTTTACCTGGTGGCTACAGGCGGGGATACAGGGAGCGGGGCTAACTCCTCGATCGCATTGATGACCGCGCTGGGACCATGCAGCGCGCTTTCTACAAGCGGCGTGTCGGTGGTGATCAATGAGGCTACGACGGCTGCTTCGGCTTACGCGCTCTCTGCATTCATGACCACCGCTCCGAATGTGGGTACGTCTGCGACGAACTACCAGGGGTTGAGCAACTCGTTTGCCACGGTCAACAATCTGGTGAACACGGCTGCTGGAACGGTGCTGACGATAACCCCTGCGTATGCGTCCAATCCGGTCCCGCTCCTGAATAGCAGCACGGTGCCGCAGGCGCGTATCGACACGCTGGCGGACATTCTGGCGAGCTGCACGGCTTCGAGCGGCGGGGGAGCATGTTCGGCCCTGTTTAGCGCAGCCACGCCTTCGGGCGGTATGGCTCCAGGCGACACGCTCCAGGCCATTCTGGACGTGGCGCAGAATCCTGGACTGAATGTATCGACTCTCTTTGGCTTGGCTTCTGCTACTGGTCCGTTTCAGCCGGAGTTAGCGGTTGCGCCGAATGACTGGACGATCGCGCTCACCTATACCGGTGCAGGGCTGGGGCTTTCACCTACGACCTTGGCCAGCTATAGCTCGGGAGGGAATGACTACACAGATCTTGGACCAATCATCAACACGGGTATGGCTATCGACGCCCTGGGCAATATATGGGTCACCGCATTCGGCGAGGATGGGCAGGCAGGCTTGCCTAGTCCGAGACCGCAAGACGCTGTTCACGCGATCCTTGCCCGGTTCGATGCGCTGGGTGCACCGGTTACCCCGGCAACGACCCTGAGCACTGACGCTACGCCGCAGATTACTTTTGGCGGTTATGATCCTGAACCTGGCAGTCCGGTGGCGCTCATTGGGGCGATCGCGTTCGATGCTTCTGATAATGCCTGGCTGGGGGATTTGAATCCGTCGGCCTCGGGTCAGTCTTCGCTGCTCGCAGTTGGACAAACTGGTTCTGTGATCCTACCTCCTGCGCAAAATGTCAGCTCAGTTACAGGCCTTGCACTCGATTCGGTGGGCAATATCTGGGCAACGTCGGTCAACGGCATCTTCGAGTACACATACAACAGCAGTAACCAGTCGTTATCTCAGATTTTATCGAATAATCCCGGCTTCACGAGCCAGACCGGTGACCTAACCTTTGACTCGAATGGAATTCCATGGGTGACTCAAATCGATGCAAACTCCATCCAGCCGAGATTGTTCGCCCTGGATCCAGCCACCGGAAATGTCGTATACGACCCGTTCAATAGTGTGCCTGGTTACTTTGTAACTTCCTTGATAGCCGATGGATCAGGGGGCATCTACGGCTGCGATCCCACAGGCCTGAATCTGGATGTCTTGAACTACAACAGCAACTCGAATCCGCCGGCAGGTTCCATCCTCTTCATGTATCCGATCACCGATACAGGACGCGGTTGTGGAAACTCTTCTGCCGGTGGCTGGATGGTTCTTGACGGTCAGGGGCACATCTTTGTTTTAGATGCCAATTCGGGACTTGGAGTGATGACCCTTGACGAGTACACCACTGGCGGAGCCTTAATTTCTCCGGCTGCCAATGGCTACACGGGAACGAGCGCCGGGGAGGGGCTGACGCTTCATTTGGATGGAAACTATTTTCCACAAACCAATACGCCTATTGGCGCAATGGACGGTTCGGGCAACCTGTGGGTTATGAATTACGACACTAGTGGTCTGGATGCCAACTTTAATGTGATACCGGGCAACGTGCTGGTGGAGTTTGTGGGTATCGGTGCGCCGGTGGTTACACCTACGTCAGTCGCGCTGAAAAACGGTCAGCTTGGAGCGCGGCCATAG
- a CDS encoding RNA polymerase sigma factor: MTINRRTEPSVQECVLSDNSVGITWLGSDRSARRVVFVTEEIDPPAATERPMDLIEAGCDPRQRILALYDEYRPKLFRYLRSMYIREDLVEEIIQETFMRLTKEMLTRESQVQHIEAWIVRVARNLGVDLLRKRHEIVIDSNSTPFVLENCPDSASSPEEVYSKKERTKKMEAALTGLRPLQRQCLQLRIQGFGYKAIGVSIGISEQRAAFIVKQATTYLAAACE; the protein is encoded by the coding sequence ATGACGATTAATCGCAGGACAGAGCCAAGCGTACAAGAGTGCGTTTTAAGCGATAACTCGGTGGGCATAACCTGGTTGGGCTCGGACAGGTCGGCAAGGCGGGTAGTCTTCGTCACCGAGGAGATAGACCCGCCAGCGGCAACCGAGCGTCCAATGGACCTGATTGAAGCTGGCTGCGATCCGCGGCAGAGGATTCTGGCCCTTTATGACGAGTATCGGCCGAAGCTATTTCGATATCTGCGCAGCATGTACATCAGGGAAGACCTTGTCGAAGAAATCATCCAGGAAACTTTCATGCGGTTGACCAAGGAAATGCTTACGAGGGAAAGCCAGGTGCAGCATATCGAGGCGTGGATCGTTCGAGTTGCGCGCAATCTTGGCGTGGATCTGTTGAGAAAGCGCCACGAAATCGTCATTGATAGTAACTCGACACCCTTTGTACTTGAGAATTGCCCGGACTCAGCGTCCTCGCCTGAAGAGGTGTATTCGAAGAAGGAGCGAACGAAAAAAATGGAAGCAGCGTTAACTGGCCTAAGACCCTTGCAACGCCAGTGTCTCCAGTTGCGAATACAAGGTTTCGGGTATAAAGCCATTGGTGTTTCCATCGGTATCAGCGAACAGCGCGCGGCCTTCATTGTGAAGCAGGCAACGACGTACCTGGCGGCTGCCTGTGAATGA